A single genomic interval of Corallococcus macrosporus harbors:
- a CDS encoding ATP-binding protein, whose amino-acid sequence MTAPFVEPGAPSVPATGAEAALREEVSQLRQEAERLRRLLETAATVIWTDRLGDARSPISPSWTAFTGQPQEALRNRGWLQSLHPDDRERALAAWEAAKAGRQLFSTRYRLRRADGTYVWMLARGMPVLGPDDTVHEWVGTCIDIQAQALGEERAAFLARASELFSSSLDPAATLASLANLSVGTLADWCIVDVLHSDGHFERVQVVSADPALASLAAAVQRLPPVPRERPVYPPAVALATGRSTVVPEVTDALMEAVAQDPNHLEAMRTVGIRSLLTVPLLARGHILGALTFLVTTSGRRYGNDDLQFAQELANLAALAVDNARLLQGARDAIRLRDEFLSVASHELKTPLTPLSLKLQALSRAVKAHPDSPLAPVIEAHVETGHRQVRRLTELMNDLLDVSRISAGTFRLQREDVDVAEVVREAAARFAPRFALEHCDFRVDAPVPVHGNFDRARLAQVLDHLLDNALKYGAGTPVSVRLVVDGSLARITVRDGGIGISPEQRPRLFERYGRAVSERHYGGLGLGLYLTRTIVEAEGGSVSVDSRLGEGATFEVELPLTRS is encoded by the coding sequence ATGACGGCTCCTTTCGTCGAACCCGGCGCTCCCTCCGTTCCCGCCACTGGCGCGGAGGCCGCGCTGCGAGAGGAGGTCTCCCAGCTTCGCCAGGAGGCTGAACGGCTCCGCCGGTTGCTCGAGACCGCGGCGACCGTGATCTGGACGGACCGCCTGGGCGACGCGCGGTCGCCCATCTCTCCCTCGTGGACGGCCTTCACCGGACAGCCGCAGGAAGCGCTGCGCAACCGGGGCTGGCTCCAGTCCCTGCACCCGGACGACCGGGAACGGGCGCTGGCGGCGTGGGAGGCGGCCAAGGCGGGACGGCAGCTGTTCTCCACGCGCTACCGGCTGCGGCGCGCGGACGGCACCTATGTGTGGATGCTCGCCCGGGGCATGCCGGTGCTGGGACCGGATGACACCGTGCACGAGTGGGTGGGCACCTGCATCGACATCCAGGCGCAGGCCCTGGGCGAGGAGCGCGCCGCGTTCCTCGCGCGGGCCAGCGAGCTGTTCTCGTCGTCGCTGGATCCGGCCGCCACGCTCGCGTCGCTGGCGAACCTGTCGGTGGGGACGCTCGCGGACTGGTGCATCGTGGACGTGCTGCACTCGGACGGCCACTTCGAGCGCGTCCAGGTGGTGTCGGCGGATCCGGCCCTGGCGTCGCTCGCGGCCGCGGTGCAGCGGCTGCCGCCGGTGCCCCGGGAGCGGCCCGTCTATCCTCCCGCGGTGGCGCTGGCCACCGGCCGGTCCACCGTCGTGCCGGAGGTCACGGACGCGCTGATGGAGGCCGTGGCGCAGGACCCCAACCACCTGGAGGCCATGCGCACGGTGGGCATCCGGTCCCTGCTCACGGTGCCGCTGCTGGCCCGGGGCCACATCCTGGGGGCGCTGACCTTCCTGGTCACGACTTCCGGCCGCCGCTATGGCAACGACGACCTCCAGTTCGCGCAGGAGCTGGCGAACCTGGCCGCGCTCGCGGTGGACAACGCGCGGCTGCTCCAGGGCGCGCGTGACGCCATCCGCCTGCGAGACGAGTTCCTGTCCGTCGCGAGCCATGAATTGAAGACGCCGCTGACGCCGCTGAGCCTGAAGCTCCAGGCGCTGTCGCGCGCGGTGAAGGCGCACCCGGACTCGCCGCTCGCGCCCGTCATCGAGGCGCACGTGGAGACGGGGCACCGCCAGGTCCGCCGGCTCACGGAGCTGATGAACGACCTGCTGGACGTGTCGCGCATCAGCGCCGGCACCTTCCGCCTCCAGCGCGAGGACGTGGACGTCGCGGAGGTGGTGCGCGAGGCGGCCGCGCGGTTCGCGCCCCGGTTCGCCCTGGAGCACTGCGACTTCCGCGTGGACGCTCCAGTGCCGGTGCACGGCAACTTCGACCGGGCCCGGCTGGCGCAGGTGCTGGATCACCTGCTGGACAACGCCCTCAAGTACGGCGCCGGCACGCCGGTATCCGTGAGGCTCGTGGTGGACGGGTCCCTGGCGCGGATCACCGTGCGCGACGGGGGCATTGGCATCTCCCCGGAGCAGCGGCCCCGCCTCTTCGAGCGCTACGGCCGCGCGGTGTCCGAGCGGCACTACGGCGGGCTGGGACTGGGGCTGTACCTCACCCGCACCATCGTGGAGGCCGAGGGCGGCAGCGTGTCCGTGGACAGCCGCCTGGGCGAGGGCGCGACGTTCGAGGTGGAGCTGCCGCTCACGCGCTCCTGA
- a CDS encoding LysR family transcriptional regulator, with translation MAALFVDPRRLETFRVVATTGQISAASRQLHLSQPAVTAQIRQLEADCGQPLLVRTARGVRLNAAGRVLLDYAQRIHGLLDEAALAIAAEETLTGELALAASTTIASAIVPGLLASFLRTHPELQVRLEVGNTREVLTWLAEGRVPLGLVEGHARAPGIRLERYLDDELVPVVASRGPAEWLRIRTMDALREVPLLWREQGSGTRAVLDRALRKAGVRKGPQRGDLQLGSTEAIKRAVSLGLGVALLSRWSIDGELSLGRFQVLPVPGLRIPRAFSWALPVDEPSGAAGRFLRHARAAPPLLLP, from the coding sequence ATGGCAGCCTTGTTCGTCGATCCCCGCCGGCTCGAAACCTTCCGTGTCGTCGCAACGACCGGGCAGATCTCCGCGGCCTCGCGTCAGCTCCACCTGTCGCAGCCCGCCGTGACGGCGCAGATCCGCCAGTTGGAAGCGGACTGCGGTCAGCCGCTGCTCGTGCGCACCGCCCGGGGCGTGCGGTTGAACGCGGCGGGGCGCGTGCTCCTCGACTACGCCCAGCGCATCCACGGCTTGCTGGACGAGGCGGCGCTCGCCATCGCGGCGGAGGAGACGCTCACGGGCGAGCTGGCGTTGGCGGCCAGCACCACCATCGCCAGCGCCATCGTGCCCGGCCTGCTGGCGTCGTTCCTGCGCACCCATCCGGAGCTCCAGGTCCGTCTGGAAGTGGGCAATACGCGCGAGGTGCTGACGTGGCTCGCGGAGGGCCGGGTGCCGCTGGGGCTGGTGGAGGGGCACGCGCGGGCGCCGGGCATCCGGCTGGAGCGCTACCTCGACGACGAGCTGGTGCCGGTCGTCGCGTCGCGGGGGCCGGCGGAGTGGCTGCGGATCCGCACGATGGACGCGCTGCGGGAGGTGCCGCTGCTCTGGCGGGAGCAGGGCTCCGGCACCCGCGCCGTGCTGGACCGGGCCCTGCGCAAGGCGGGCGTGCGCAAGGGGCCCCAGCGCGGCGACCTCCAGTTGGGCAGCACGGAGGCCATCAAGCGGGCCGTGTCCCTGGGCCTGGGCGTGGCGCTGTTGTCCCGCTGGAGCATCGACGGCGAGCTGTCCCTGGGCCGCTTCCAGGTGCTGCCCGTGCCCGGGCTGCGCATCCCGCGCGCGTTCTCCTGGGCCCTGCCCGTGGACGAACCATCCGGAGCCGCGGGCCGCTTCCTGCGCCATGCGCGCGCCGCGCCGCCCCTGCTGCTGCCCTGA
- the mltG gene encoding endolytic transglycosylase MltG, which translates to MKKILVALLVLIVLAVAGVGGAFMHFQNATTAPHAAADPAPKEFIVKKGASARSLGQQLQAQGFLDDPTVWRFHLWRRGSLNVKAGRFMLSPTASVAELATALEGPPLPEDVPFAMIEGWRLRDTDQVLAAQGLIKPGEYIAAATRTDRYTAPFPLPTRSLEGYLYPETYGIVAENFKVEAFIQRQIDTFRARFYDAHQEEIAKSGRSLHDIVVMASMLEREEPVPSQRALVAGILWKRVDKGFPLGVDATSRYELAEWNDRKAFLKRLRDNSDPWNSRTRAGLPPGPIGAPTVDSLVAALRPVKSDFWYYLHDAQKVLHPSRNAQEHEALRAKYNVY; encoded by the coding sequence ATGAAGAAGATCCTGGTCGCGCTCCTCGTGCTCATCGTCCTGGCGGTCGCGGGTGTGGGCGGAGCGTTCATGCACTTCCAGAACGCCACCACCGCGCCGCACGCCGCGGCGGACCCGGCGCCCAAGGAGTTCATCGTGAAGAAGGGCGCGTCCGCGCGCTCGCTGGGCCAGCAGCTCCAGGCCCAGGGCTTCCTGGATGACCCGACGGTCTGGCGCTTCCACCTGTGGCGCCGGGGCAGCCTCAACGTGAAGGCCGGCCGCTTCATGCTGAGCCCCACCGCGTCCGTGGCGGAGCTGGCCACCGCGCTGGAAGGGCCGCCGCTGCCGGAGGACGTGCCCTTCGCGATGATTGAAGGCTGGCGCCTGCGCGACACCGACCAGGTGCTCGCGGCCCAGGGCCTCATCAAGCCGGGCGAGTACATCGCCGCGGCCACCCGCACGGACCGCTATACCGCGCCGTTCCCGCTGCCCACGCGCAGCCTGGAGGGGTACCTCTACCCGGAGACCTACGGCATCGTCGCGGAGAACTTCAAGGTGGAGGCGTTCATCCAGCGGCAGATCGACACCTTCCGCGCGCGCTTCTACGACGCGCACCAGGAGGAGATCGCCAAGAGCGGCCGGTCGCTGCACGACATCGTCGTGATGGCCTCCATGCTGGAGCGCGAGGAGCCGGTGCCGTCCCAGCGCGCGCTCGTCGCGGGCATCCTCTGGAAGCGCGTGGACAAGGGCTTCCCGCTGGGCGTGGACGCGACCAGCCGCTACGAGCTCGCGGAGTGGAACGACCGCAAGGCGTTCCTCAAGCGGCTGCGGGACAACTCGGATCCGTGGAACTCGCGCACCCGCGCGGGCCTGCCGCCGGGCCCCATTGGCGCGCCCACGGTGGACTCGCTCGTCGCCGCGCTGCGGCCGGTGAAGAGTGACTTCTGGTACTACCTGCACGACGCGCAGAAGGTCCTGCACCCGTCCCGCAACGCGCAGGAGCACGAGGCACTCCGGGCCAAGTACAACGTGTACTGA
- a CDS encoding serine/threonine-protein kinase, translating to MQKPTEPTSAQSEPLTTGRILRATYEIGTVLGKGGMGAVFLARHLRLPGKQVAIKVLHGAEALSEEVAVRFRREAEIASRLGHPNIVEVLDFDTLEDGTPFMVMEYLRGEGLSRRLRKQKQLPLEEVFSIARQMGAALQAAHRAGVVHRDLKPGNVFLVPTEAGGVVGERVKLLDFGISKLVDARTVMTLDSVLMGTPQYMAPEQAMGQNSNVDARTDLFAFGCIVYEMLAGRPPYSGDNVAELIYQIVHLEPPPLLTLAPGTPPNVVAAISRAMAKKPEDRYPDVGSFILELTGSPLQTLAEAKPEQRSRPTAPTAPTPVSRPVDREEHIPTVGMRPHAGHDASPAGPQTASLPAQPLARPRPKWPVAVAVGLAVIIAFAVAFFWKGAGTTTPPTPVAVNPPAPTAPVAAVVTQPVDQKPPVEPPADPVAPPPQQQTAPEEKRPLVEPEDPPTVATRTKGPRGGGATESMPDSVREDLASAQKALDASNTSEALRHIRRSQRTKITGLSFALLTRVYCQQHDLANARAQWTRVPATERPRVRQYCSQYDIDL from the coding sequence ATGCAAAAGCCCACCGAACCGACCTCCGCGCAGTCCGAGCCGTTGACGACGGGAAGGATCCTGCGCGCCACGTATGAGATTGGCACCGTGCTGGGCAAGGGCGGCATGGGCGCGGTGTTCCTCGCGCGCCACCTGCGGCTGCCGGGCAAGCAGGTCGCCATCAAGGTGCTGCACGGCGCGGAGGCGCTGTCGGAAGAAGTCGCGGTGCGCTTCCGGCGCGAGGCGGAGATCGCCTCCCGGCTGGGGCACCCGAACATCGTGGAGGTGCTGGACTTCGACACCCTGGAGGACGGCACGCCCTTCATGGTGATGGAGTACCTGCGCGGCGAAGGCCTGTCGCGCCGGCTGCGCAAGCAGAAGCAGCTGCCGCTGGAGGAGGTCTTCTCCATCGCGCGGCAGATGGGCGCGGCGTTGCAGGCGGCGCACCGCGCGGGCGTGGTGCACCGCGACCTGAAGCCGGGCAACGTGTTCCTCGTGCCCACGGAGGCCGGCGGCGTCGTGGGCGAGCGCGTGAAGCTGCTCGACTTCGGCATCTCCAAGCTCGTGGACGCGCGCACGGTGATGACGCTGGACTCCGTGCTGATGGGCACGCCGCAGTACATGGCCCCCGAGCAGGCCATGGGCCAGAACAGCAACGTGGACGCGCGCACGGACCTCTTCGCGTTCGGCTGCATCGTCTACGAGATGCTCGCGGGCCGGCCGCCCTACTCCGGCGACAACGTCGCGGAGCTCATCTATCAAATCGTCCACCTGGAACCGCCGCCGCTGCTGACGCTTGCGCCGGGCACGCCGCCGAACGTGGTGGCCGCCATCTCCCGCGCGATGGCGAAGAAGCCGGAGGACCGCTACCCGGACGTGGGCTCCTTCATCCTGGAGCTGACGGGCAGCCCGCTCCAGACGCTCGCGGAAGCGAAGCCGGAGCAGCGCTCGCGCCCCACCGCGCCCACGGCCCCGACTCCCGTGTCGCGTCCGGTGGACCGGGAGGAGCACATCCCCACGGTGGGCATGCGCCCCCACGCCGGCCACGACGCGTCCCCCGCCGGGCCCCAGACCGCGTCCCTGCCCGCGCAGCCCCTGGCCCGTCCCCGCCCGAAGTGGCCGGTGGCCGTGGCGGTGGGCCTGGCCGTCATCATCGCGTTCGCCGTCGCCTTCTTCTGGAAGGGCGCGGGCACGACGACCCCGCCCACCCCCGTCGCGGTGAATCCGCCGGCGCCCACGGCCCCCGTCGCGGCCGTGGTGACGCAGCCCGTGGATCAGAAGCCGCCCGTGGAGCCCCCCGCGGATCCGGTCGCACCGCCGCCGCAGCAGCAGACGGCGCCCGAGGAGAAGCGGCCGCTCGTGGAGCCGGAGGATCCGCCCACGGTGGCGACCCGGACCAAGGGGCCGCGCGGTGGCGGCGCGACCGAGTCCATGCCGGACAGCGTGCGCGAGGACCTGGCGTCCGCGCAGAAGGCGCTGGACGCGTCGAACACGTCGGAAGCGCTGCGTCACATCCGGCGCAGCCAGCGCACGAAGATCACCGGCCTGTCCTTCGCGCTGCTCACCCGCGTGTACTGCCAGCAGCACGACCTGGCGAACGCGCGAGCACAATGGACCCGGGTCCCGGCAACGGAACGTCCAAGGGTCCGACAATACTGTTCGCAGTACGATATCGACCTCTAG
- the map gene encoding type I methionyl aminopeptidase, protein MGIPLFKGSEVERLRLAGRAAAGTLEHVGSRLKPGVTTADIDAWVREDTARRGGTPSQLGYKGFPSTVCTSRNQVVCHGIPRADEVLKPGDILNVDVTTHLDGFHGDTSATFMIGEVSADARHVVDVARRCRDVGVSVVRHGARLGDIGAAVMALAKAEGCSIVEEFGGHGIGRQMHGEPHVPHVGKAGTGITLKSGMVITIEPMVNLGRPDIWMMPDGWTVVTADGSLSAQFEHTVLVTRDGCEILTPSELSLHIAASHPES, encoded by the coding sequence ATGGGCATCCCTCTCTTCAAGGGCAGTGAAGTGGAACGGCTGCGGCTCGCGGGCCGCGCGGCGGCGGGCACGCTGGAGCACGTGGGGTCCCGGCTCAAGCCGGGCGTGACGACGGCGGACATCGACGCGTGGGTTCGCGAGGACACGGCGCGGCGGGGCGGCACTCCCAGCCAGCTGGGCTACAAGGGCTTTCCCTCCACGGTGTGCACCAGCCGCAACCAGGTGGTGTGCCATGGCATCCCGCGCGCGGATGAGGTGCTCAAGCCCGGGGACATCCTCAACGTGGACGTGACGACGCACCTGGACGGCTTCCACGGCGATACGTCCGCCACGTTCATGATTGGCGAGGTGTCCGCCGACGCGAGGCACGTCGTGGACGTGGCGCGGCGGTGCCGGGACGTGGGCGTGTCGGTGGTGCGGCACGGCGCGCGGCTGGGCGACATCGGCGCGGCGGTGATGGCGCTGGCGAAGGCGGAGGGGTGCAGCATCGTGGAGGAGTTCGGGGGCCACGGCATCGGCCGGCAGATGCACGGGGAGCCGCACGTGCCGCACGTGGGGAAGGCCGGCACGGGCATCACGCTGAAGTCGGGGATGGTCATCACCATCGAGCCCATGGTGAACCTGGGGCGCCCGGACATCTGGATGATGCCGGACGGGTGGACCGTGGTGACCGCGGACGGCAGCCTGTCCGCCCAGTTCGAGCACACCGTGCTGGTCACCCGCGACGGCTGTGAAATCCTCACGCCGAGCGAGCTGTCCCTGCACATCGCCGCGAGCCATCCAGAAAGCTGA
- a CDS encoding DEAD/DEAH box helicase: protein MSASADTRAPLAALLPKPGEPRLDADEILNRFVGYVATNGLSLYSAQEEAILELLSDKHLFLKTPTGSGKSLVAMALHFKAMAEGKVSFYTCPIKALVNEKFFALSKAFGPENVGMLTGDASINREAPILCCTAEILSNLALRDASARVDAVVMDEFHYYSDKERGVAWQIPLLALPKTQFLLMSATLGDTHVIEQSLEKLTGREVATVRSSERPVPLDFDYREVPLHETIQDLIARGKYPVYLVNFTQRAAAEQAQNLMSVDFNTKEEKEEIRQALLDAPFDTPYGKDFQRFLRHGIGMHHAGLLPKYRLLVEKLAQQGLLKVISGTDTLGVGVNIPIRTVLFTQLFKFNGEKLATLSVRDFKQIAGRAGRKGFDTEGSVVAQAPEYMIENIRQAAKEAAGKKKSPKAKPPQKGFVQYDKSTFERLQNGLPEPLESRFDVSHGLLLNLLQSDKTEGSGGYKRLVQLVMRSHSSDYTKKKLLKDAAMYFRTLRDAGIVKVVQWEKHSATVEVSEDLQRDFSLNHTLSLYLHETLELLDPTLETYALDVVTLVESILENPDVVLYAQLHQLKGEKIQEMKARGVEYDDRMEELEKLEWPKPNREFVYGTFNAFAKKHPWVGEENIRPKSIVRDMFERFMSFHDYVREYGLQRSEGVLLRYVGDVYKSLVQTVPEKFRNEDLDDIIDHLRATLRQVDSSLLDEWERMRNPEAPVEVKPVVDLKPKELTEDPKAFAARVREELHRLLRALGQRRFLDALGMLDNALGEWTAPKLELAMAPYFEEHKLVVLTPQARKPANTQLKETGTRQWEAQQRIMDPEGHGDWVIDCEIDLRGRRMDDGPILMLRRIGGMAAWS, encoded by the coding sequence ATGAGTGCCTCCGCCGACACCCGCGCCCCGCTCGCCGCCCTGCTGCCCAAACCCGGCGAGCCCCGTCTCGACGCCGATGAGATCCTCAACCGCTTCGTGGGCTACGTGGCCACGAACGGGCTCTCCCTGTACTCCGCCCAGGAGGAGGCCATCCTGGAGCTCTTGAGCGACAAGCACCTGTTCCTCAAGACGCCCACCGGCTCCGGCAAGTCGCTGGTCGCCATGGCGCTCCACTTCAAGGCCATGGCCGAGGGCAAGGTGTCGTTCTACACGTGCCCCATCAAGGCGCTGGTGAACGAGAAGTTCTTCGCGCTCTCCAAGGCGTTCGGCCCGGAGAACGTGGGCATGCTCACGGGCGACGCGTCCATCAACCGCGAGGCGCCCATCCTCTGCTGCACGGCGGAGATCCTGTCGAACCTGGCGCTGCGTGACGCCTCCGCGCGCGTGGACGCGGTGGTGATGGACGAGTTCCACTACTACTCCGACAAGGAGCGCGGGGTGGCCTGGCAGATTCCCCTGCTGGCGCTGCCGAAGACGCAGTTCCTCCTGATGTCCGCCACGCTGGGCGACACGCACGTCATCGAGCAGAGCCTGGAGAAGCTCACCGGCCGCGAGGTGGCCACGGTGCGAAGCTCCGAGCGCCCCGTGCCGCTGGACTTCGACTACCGCGAGGTACCGCTGCACGAGACCATCCAGGACCTCATCGCGCGCGGGAAGTACCCCGTCTACCTGGTGAACTTCACGCAGCGGGCCGCCGCCGAGCAGGCGCAGAACCTGATGTCCGTGGACTTCAACACGAAGGAAGAGAAGGAGGAGATCCGCCAGGCGCTGCTGGACGCCCCCTTCGACACGCCCTACGGCAAGGACTTCCAGCGCTTCCTGCGCCACGGCATCGGCATGCACCACGCGGGCCTTTTGCCCAAGTACCGCCTGCTGGTGGAGAAGCTGGCGCAGCAGGGCCTGCTCAAGGTCATCAGCGGCACGGACACGCTGGGCGTGGGCGTGAACATCCCCATCCGCACGGTGCTCTTCACGCAGCTCTTCAAGTTCAACGGCGAGAAGCTGGCCACGCTGAGCGTGCGCGACTTCAAGCAGATCGCCGGCCGCGCGGGCCGCAAGGGCTTCGACACCGAGGGCAGCGTGGTGGCGCAGGCCCCGGAGTACATGATCGAGAACATCCGCCAGGCGGCGAAGGAGGCCGCGGGCAAGAAGAAGTCGCCCAAGGCGAAGCCGCCGCAGAAGGGCTTCGTGCAGTACGACAAGAGCACCTTCGAGCGGCTCCAGAACGGGCTGCCGGAGCCGCTGGAGTCGCGCTTCGACGTGAGCCACGGCCTGTTGCTCAACCTGCTCCAGAGCGACAAGACGGAGGGCAGCGGCGGCTACAAGCGGCTGGTGCAGTTGGTGATGCGCTCGCATTCTTCGGACTACACGAAGAAGAAGCTGCTCAAGGACGCGGCGATGTACTTCCGCACGCTGCGCGACGCGGGCATCGTCAAGGTCGTCCAGTGGGAGAAGCACTCCGCGACGGTGGAGGTTTCGGAGGACCTGCAGCGCGACTTCAGCCTCAACCACACGCTGTCGCTGTACCTGCACGAGACGCTGGAGCTCTTGGATCCCACGCTGGAGACGTACGCGCTGGACGTCGTCACGCTGGTGGAGTCCATCCTGGAGAACCCGGACGTGGTGCTGTACGCGCAGCTGCACCAGCTCAAGGGGGAGAAGATCCAGGAGATGAAGGCGCGGGGCGTGGAGTACGACGACCGCATGGAGGAGCTGGAGAAGCTGGAGTGGCCCAAGCCCAACCGCGAGTTCGTCTACGGCACCTTCAACGCCTTCGCGAAGAAGCACCCGTGGGTGGGCGAGGAGAACATCCGGCCCAAGTCCATCGTCCGGGACATGTTCGAGCGCTTCATGTCCTTCCACGACTACGTGCGGGAGTACGGCCTGCAGCGCAGCGAGGGCGTGCTGCTGCGCTACGTGGGTGACGTCTACAAGTCACTGGTGCAGACGGTGCCGGAGAAGTTCCGCAACGAGGACCTGGACGACATCATCGACCACCTGCGCGCGACGCTGCGGCAGGTGGACTCCAGCCTCCTGGACGAGTGGGAGCGGATGCGCAACCCGGAGGCCCCCGTCGAAGTGAAGCCGGTGGTGGACTTGAAGCCCAAGGAGCTCACGGAGGACCCCAAGGCCTTCGCCGCGCGCGTGCGCGAGGAGCTGCACCGGCTGCTGCGCGCGCTGGGCCAGCGCCGCTTCCTGGACGCACTGGGGATGCTGGACAACGCGCTGGGCGAGTGGACCGCGCCGAAGCTGGAGCTGGCCATGGCGCCGTACTTCGAGGAGCACAAGCTGGTGGTGCTCACGCCCCAGGCACGCAAGCCGGCGAACACCCAGCTCAAGGAGACGGGCACGCGCCAGTGGGAGGCCCAGCAGCGCATCATGGACCCCGAGGGCCATGGGGACTGGGTCATCGATTGTGAGATCGACCTGCGCGGCCGGCGCATGGACGACGGCCCCATCCTGATGCTGCGCCGCATTGGCGGCATGGCCGCCTGGTCGTAG
- a CDS encoding LysR family transcriptional regulator, translated as MSITHLQSFVAVAEEGHVGRAALRLHITQPPLSRHILALEDELGTPLFERVPKGMRLLPTGEALLQHARRILEEVEVAARTVREAAGASRPPPA; from the coding sequence GTGAGCATCACGCACCTCCAGTCCTTCGTCGCGGTGGCGGAAGAGGGCCACGTGGGCCGGGCCGCGCTCCGGCTGCACATCACCCAGCCGCCGCTCAGCCGTCACATCCTCGCCCTGGAGGATGAGCTGGGCACGCCCCTCTTCGAGCGCGTCCCCAAGGGCATGCGCCTCTTGCCCACCGGCGAGGCCCTGCTCCAGCACGCGCGCCGCATCCTCGAGGAGGTGGAGGTCGCCGCTCGCACCGTGCGCGAGGCGGCGGGAGCCTCCAGGCCGCCGCCCGCCTGA
- a CDS encoding DUF4142 domain-containing protein, giving the protein MRTAKFWVGTVLAGALALGYGCGSDANKDPAPQDAPQQQVPDAGSDAGVVLTLTDAQIARVLQVANEGEVMLGQYAAPIATDPSIRAFNEQMVTEHTAVKQRLDALLATEGIVPEDSALSLQLQTEVQQIMLVLQGPNAPTGAALDLALISAQLNAHARTAFIGDSLLTPQAANTALKQELENERQAVQMHIDAATDLQSGLVMPPAMP; this is encoded by the coding sequence ATGCGGACAGCGAAATTCTGGGTGGGGACGGTGCTGGCGGGCGCGCTGGCGCTGGGCTACGGGTGCGGAAGCGACGCGAACAAGGATCCGGCGCCGCAGGACGCGCCCCAGCAGCAGGTCCCGGACGCGGGCAGCGACGCGGGCGTGGTGCTCACGCTCACCGACGCGCAGATCGCACGCGTCCTGCAGGTGGCCAACGAGGGCGAGGTGATGCTCGGCCAGTACGCAGCGCCCATCGCCACGGATCCGAGCATCCGCGCGTTCAATGAGCAGATGGTGACGGAGCACACCGCCGTCAAACAACGGCTGGACGCGCTGCTCGCCACCGAGGGCATCGTCCCCGAGGACAGCGCGCTGAGCCTCCAGCTGCAGACGGAGGTCCAGCAGATCATGCTCGTCCTCCAGGGGCCGAACGCCCCCACGGGCGCCGCGCTGGACCTGGCGCTGATCAGCGCCCAGCTCAACGCGCATGCGCGCACGGCCTTCATCGGCGACAGCCTGCTGACACCGCAGGCCGCCAACACGGCCCTGAAGCAGGAGCTGGAGAACGAGCGGCAGGCGGTGCAGATGCACATCGACGCTGCGACGGACCTCCAGTCCGGCCTGGTGATGCCGCCCGCCATGCCTTGA
- a CDS encoding YeiH family protein: MTPGHVLVPLGAAVCLLPAVSTGVALLAGLGVAMTVGNPFTATTRKLTPRLLSLAVVGLGAGMDLGTVLAAGREGLGYTVVGIALCLVLGVGLARLLRVPRVTGLLISVGTAICGGSAIAAVVPVLRPQEHETSVALGTVFLLNAVALFVFPVVGHAVGLTPHQFGLWCAMAIHDTSSVVGAALRYGPEALAVATPVKLARALWILPLTVGLAAWHRRGGGAVAGKVRRPWFIAGFLGAAAVVTVFPALQPVGQGVAAVARQVLVVTLFLLGAGLTRDTLRAVGLRPLAQAVVLWLLMAGLCLGALRLGWVG, from the coding sequence TTGACGCCCGGTCACGTCCTCGTGCCGCTGGGCGCGGCGGTCTGTCTGCTCCCTGCTGTCTCCACGGGCGTGGCCCTGCTCGCGGGGCTGGGCGTCGCGATGACGGTGGGCAACCCGTTCACCGCGACGACGCGCAAGCTGACGCCCCGGTTGTTGTCCCTGGCGGTGGTGGGGCTGGGAGCGGGCATGGACCTGGGCACCGTCCTCGCCGCGGGGCGCGAGGGGCTGGGCTACACGGTGGTGGGCATCGCGCTGTGCCTCGTGCTGGGCGTGGGGCTCGCCCGGCTGCTGCGTGTCCCCCGCGTGACGGGGCTGCTCATCAGCGTGGGGACGGCCATCTGCGGCGGGAGCGCCATCGCGGCGGTGGTGCCGGTGCTGCGGCCCCAGGAGCACGAGACGTCCGTGGCGCTGGGCACGGTGTTCCTGCTCAACGCGGTGGCGCTGTTCGTCTTCCCCGTCGTGGGCCACGCGGTGGGGCTGACGCCGCACCAGTTCGGGCTGTGGTGCGCGATGGCCATCCACGACACCAGCTCCGTGGTGGGCGCGGCGCTGCGCTACGGCCCCGAGGCCCTGGCGGTGGCCACGCCCGTGAAGCTGGCGCGGGCCCTGTGGATCCTCCCGCTGACGGTGGGGCTGGCCGCCTGGCACCGGCGCGGCGGCGGCGCGGTGGCAGGCAAGGTGCGCCGGCCGTGGTTCATCGCCGGGTTCCTGGGCGCGGCCGCGGTGGTGACGGTGTTCCCGGCGCTCCAGCCGGTGGGGCAGGGCGTGGCCGCCGTCGCGCGGCAGGTGCTCGTCGTGACGCTGTTCCTGCTGGGCGCGGGGCTGACGCGCGACACGCTGCGCGCCGTGGGGCTCCGGCCGCTCGCGCAGGCGGTGGTGCTGTGGCTGCTCATGGCGGGGCTGTGCCTGGGCGCGCTGCGCCTGGGCTGGGTCGGCTGA